A part of Drosophila ananassae strain 14024-0371.13 chromosome 2R, ASM1763931v2, whole genome shotgun sequence genomic DNA contains:
- the LOC26515073 gene encoding uncharacterized protein LOC26515073 — MSGKHSWRKGPSFFWQPNHLRILQSLGGTWRSGGGRRTPNGSWRRRGRIFHEENPNEYQPPRQPTPVVKRGRWWERPKCMPGLGEILEPRRINPPRNSMSILDALHSRFYGKYSKDDGSWNDPSQEQTGEEVECREGKGIRFPKRNRRAESRRGKLITYQADPIEFGTKKSAQKELTKSEVKDPSGSSKVSSDTFPHSPKLSTSEPSKEPSESEFVDPSWPRGDLRTSDLNNLKSLSLDLYAEVFKSNIDDPYGSTDYTICEEAVPGDKSSDGLKRPVFRLPKLADPPSISMNIFSDTRVKGPESRLKGEAAVSMRRYVSKDIKTKLAEEEEGNEGTPSELLPRSTEFFTKKSPETDTSKSEKIRTPETIADRDESSGAEYKPSAKDSPETKASSLHNASRKDAEYLLERLNENTLDVRSIIGLTISNQAISVMGAPPSANSLLADPPKKTDQDPAQKRVPPKALAEQGNDPVSAFRKPPTGPKDLHSRQTSGKAAGPGGKPPAAGAGAGKGKGPAGPGAKGPAGPGAKGPAGAGGKGPAGGKGPAGPAGKGPAGPAGKGPAGPGGKKPAGPAEKGGKGGGTRVITLMPGDGIGPEISMAVLQVLEAAKVPLIFEPVDVTPVMDKHGRQTVPKEVIDSMNRTKVGLKGPLMTPVGTGFRSLNLTLRQLFNLYANVRPCRNLPGVETVYGDVDIVTIRENTEGEYSGIEHTLVNGVVQSIKLITRNASLRVAEYAFQFALEMKRKKVTAVGEENAMRMSDGLFLRCVKEMSEKYKKKLDAAGIVFEFSTMTTVCLNIVQDPKRYDVLVLPNLYGDIISDTCAGLIGGLGLTPSGNIGTEGAIFESVHGTAPDIAGKDLANPTALLLSTCMLLHYVGMPDQAEKIKESILTTLTEGSVRTKDLGGNAKCSEYTQALIKNLK; from the coding sequence ATGTCCGGTAAACACAGTTGGCGGAAAGGCCCCAGCTTCTTCTGGCAGCCCAATCATCTCAGAATCCTCCAATCGCTGGGTGGCACCTGGCGGAGTGGCGGCGGTCGCCGGACGCCCAATGGCTCCTGGCGCCGACGCGGACGCATCTTCCATGAAGAGAATCCGAACGAGTATCAGCCGCCGCGGCAGCCCACCCCCGTGGTGAAGCGGGGGCGTTGGTGGGAGAGGCCCAAGTGCATGCCGGGTCTGGGAGAGATACTGGAGCCTCGGCGCATTAATCCGCCTCGAAACTCGATGAGTATCCTGGATGCCTTGCACTCGCGTTTCTATGGAAAATATTCCAAGGACGATGGGTCGTGGAATGATCCGTCGCAGGAGCAGACTGGTGAGGAAGTGGAGTGCCGGGAAGGCAAGGGCATCAGGTTCCCGAAACGAAACCGACGCGCGGAGTCGCGGAGAGGAAAATTGATAACTTATCAGGCAGATCCGATTGAGTTTGGCACTAAGAAATCGGCCCAAAAAGAACTAACCAAATCCGAAGTAAAGGATCCATCGGGGTCTTCAAAGGTGTCTTCTGACACCTTTCCACACTCTCCCAAACTGAGCACATCTGAGCCATCCAAAGAGCCATCTGAATCAGAATTCGTGGATCCATCCTGGCCACGGGGTGACTTAAGGACATCAGATTTAAATAATCTAAAGAGTCTGTCGCTTGATTTGTACGCCGAAGTCTTCAAATCAAATATAGACGACCCTTATGGATCGACAGATTATACTATTTGTGAGGAGGCAGTCCCAGGAGACAAGTCTTCTGACGGCTTGAAGCGTCCTGTCTTCCGCCTTCCGAAACTCGCTGATCCTCCTTCGATCTCAATGAATATATTCAGTGACACCAGAGTTAAGGGCCCTGAATCAAGGTTAAAGGGGGAGGCTGCAGTGAGTATGCGAAGATATGTTTCCAAGGATATTAAAACTAAGCTGGCTGAAGAGGAAGAGGGTAATGAGGGAACTCCTTCAGAACTCCTTCCAAGGTCTACCGaatttttcacaaaaaaatcaCCTGAAACGGATACCTCTAAATCAGAGAAGATCCGAACTCCTGAAACTATAGCCGACAGGGACGAATCCAGTGGGGCAGAATACAAACCCTCAGCAAAGGACTCGCCAGAGACCAAAGCTTCTAGTCTTCATAATGCCAGCAGAAAAGATGCCGAATATCTGCTGGAGAGGCTGAATGAGAACACTTTGGATGTTAGGAGCATCATTGGCCTAACCATTTCCAATCAGGCTATATCGGTGATGGGCGCACCGCCCTCCGCCAACTCTCTTTTGGCTGATCCACCAAAGAAAACTGACCAAGATCCTGCCCAAAAAAGAGTCCCTCCCAAGGCCTTGGCCGAACAAGGCAACGACCCAGTAAGTGCCTTCAGGAAGCCTCCCACCGGGCCAAAGGATCTTCACAGTCGGCAAACTTCTGGAAAAGCAGCAGGACCTGGAGGCAAGCCCCCCGCAGCAGGAGCCGGAGCAGGAAAAGGAAAAGGACCAGCTGGACCGGGAGCAAAAGGGCCTGCAGGACCTGGAGCCAAAGGGCCAGCCGGAGCCGGAGGCAAAGGGCCTGCCGGAGGGAAAGGACCAGCAGGACCCGCAGGAAAGGGACCAGCAGGACCCGCAGGAAAAGGACCAGCCGGACCCGGAGGCAAAAAACCCGCTGGACCAGCAGAGAAAGGAGGAAAAGGGGGAGGCACGCGGGTCATCACTCTAATGCCTGGGGACGGTATCGGCCCAGAAATATCGATGGCTGTGCTCCAGGTCCTTGAAGCCGCCAAAGTGCCACTGATCTTCGAGCCCGTCGATGTCACCCCTGTGATGGACAAGCATGGCCGGCAAACGGTGCCCAAGGAGGTCATCGACAGCATGAACCGCACCAAGGTGGGCCTGAAGGGTCCCCTAATGACGCCCGTGGGCACGGGCTTCCGCTCCCTCAACCTGACCCTGCGCCAGCTGTTCAATCTGTACGCCAACGTCCGGCCCTGCCGAAATCTGCCTGGTGTGGAGACTGTTTACGGCGATGTGGATATTGTGACCATTCGCGAGAACACCGAGGGCGAGTACTCGGGCATCGAGCACACCCTAGTCAACGGTGTGGTGCAGAGCATCAAGCTGATCACCCGGAACGCCTCCCTCCGGGTGGCCGAGTACGCTTTCCAGTTCGCCCTGGAGATGAAGCGGAAAAAGGTGACGGCCGTGGGCGAGGAGAACGCTATGCGAATGTCCGACGGGCTCTTCCTCCGTTGCGTCAAGGAGATGTCCGAGAAGTACAAGAAAAAGCTGGATGCGGCTGGTATCGTGTTCGAGTTCTCGACTATGACGACCGTGTGCCTCAATATCGTCCAGGATCCCAAGCGTTATGATGTTCTGGTGTTGCCCAACCTATATGGTGACATTATCTCGGATACGTGTGCCGGTCTGATTGGCGGACTTGGCTTAACGCCGTCGGGAAATATTGGTACCGAGGGGGCCATCTTCGAGTCTGTGCACGGAACCGCCCCGGACATTGCTGGCAAGGACTTGGCCAATCCAACGGCACTCCTGCTATCGACCTGCATGTTGCTGCACTACGTCGGAATGCCGGATCAGGCcgagaaaataaaagaatcgaTTTTGACAACCCTAACGGAAGGCAGCGTTCGCACCAAGGATTTAGGCGGGAATGCCAAGTGCTCGGAGTACACCCAGGCGCTGATAAAGAATCTCAAATAG